From Bradyrhizobium symbiodeficiens, the proteins below share one genomic window:
- a CDS encoding class I SAM-dependent RNA methyltransferase gives MVERLTIDHVGHRGDGVCLDAGEAIYVPYTLGGETVEVDHVVGNHPDRRKLLAVDLASLERIEPFCPHFGVCGGCAIQHWAAEPYRAWKRSIVVETLAQAGIDCEVAPLVDAHGAGRRRITLHGRFGTHDVLKVGFAAASSHDVIPIDRCPILDPALNGALDAAWALAEPLTSRMPVTKPLDIQVTATANGLDVDVRGSGPLPTPLVTALSRVAEQHHLARLTRHGELVLQRLAPTIKMGRAEVTLPPGSFLQATVAGEETLAALVAERIGKAKEVLDLFCGVGPFALRLAEKARVTAFDNDAGAIAALAKAARTPGLKPIEAEPRDLFRRPLVPPELRDFEAVVFDPPRQGAQAQALKLAASKVPVVVAVSCNVATFARDARLLIDGGYKIDSVVPVDQFRHTPHVELVAKFTR, from the coding sequence GCGGCGAGACCGTCGAGGTCGATCACGTCGTGGGCAATCATCCCGACCGGCGCAAGCTGCTCGCGGTCGACCTCGCAAGCCTAGAGCGGATCGAACCGTTCTGTCCGCATTTCGGCGTCTGCGGCGGCTGCGCCATCCAGCATTGGGCGGCCGAGCCATATCGCGCCTGGAAGCGCAGCATCGTGGTCGAGACACTCGCACAGGCCGGCATCGATTGCGAAGTCGCACCGCTGGTCGATGCCCACGGCGCCGGGCGCAGGCGCATCACGCTGCACGGCCGCTTCGGCACGCATGACGTCCTCAAGGTCGGTTTCGCGGCGGCAAGCTCGCACGACGTCATTCCGATCGATCGTTGCCCGATCCTCGATCCGGCGCTGAATGGCGCGCTCGATGCCGCCTGGGCACTGGCGGAGCCGCTGACGTCCAGGATGCCGGTGACCAAGCCGCTGGACATCCAGGTCACCGCCACCGCCAACGGCCTCGATGTCGACGTCCGCGGCTCCGGCCCGCTGCCGACGCCGCTGGTCACCGCGCTCTCGCGCGTCGCCGAGCAGCACCACCTGGCGCGGCTGACGCGCCATGGCGAATTGGTGCTGCAACGCCTGGCGCCGACAATAAAGATGGGCCGCGCTGAGGTGACGCTGCCGCCGGGCTCGTTCCTGCAGGCAACCGTCGCGGGCGAGGAGACGCTGGCAGCGCTCGTCGCGGAACGCATCGGCAAGGCCAAGGAGGTTCTCGATCTCTTCTGCGGCGTCGGGCCGTTCGCTCTGCGCCTCGCGGAGAAGGCGCGCGTCACGGCCTTCGACAACGACGCCGGCGCCATCGCAGCGCTGGCGAAAGCCGCACGCACGCCGGGCCTGAAGCCGATCGAGGCCGAGCCGCGCGATCTGTTCCGCCGCCCGCTGGTGCCGCCGGAGCTGCGCGATTTCGAGGCCGTGGTGTTCGACCCGCCGCGCCAGGGCGCGCAGGCGCAGGCGTTGAAGCTCGCCGCGAGCAAGGTACCGGTGGTGGTCGCGGTGTCCTGCAACGTCGCCACCTTTGCCCGCGACGCGCGGCTGCTGATCGATGGCGGCTACAAGATCGACAGCGTCGTTCCGGTCGACCAGTTCCGGCACACGCCGCATGTGGAGCTCGTCGCCAAGTTCACGCGGTAG
- a CDS encoding Acg family FMN-binding oxidoreductase: MTYDEAATSSRVALQAVPRDRELVRFATLAANSHNTQPWIFSARGNEIAIAPDFARRCPAVDPDDHHLFVSLGCAAENLVLAASTLGWRADPVIDGDRIVIALEQAPPAPSALAAAIPARQCTRATFDGRQAAPEILRQLENACREPDVTAILMTERAAIAGVTDYVLEGNSAQMRDKAFMRELVSWLRFNETEALATMDGLFSPASGNTSLPSWLARPLLKFFFTESGENKKYREQLASSAGVVVLAADRSDKSHWIAVGRACQRFGLQATALGLKYSFVNQPVEVATLRPQFATSLGLGERRPDIVMRFGYGPDLPKSLRRPPELVMRS, translated from the coding sequence ATGACCTATGACGAAGCGGCAACGTCATCACGCGTCGCACTGCAGGCCGTGCCTCGGGATCGCGAGCTCGTGCGCTTTGCCACCCTCGCCGCCAACAGCCACAACACCCAGCCATGGATCTTCTCTGCTCGCGGCAACGAGATCGCGATCGCACCGGACTTCGCGCGCCGCTGTCCCGCCGTCGATCCGGACGATCATCACCTCTTCGTCAGTCTCGGCTGCGCCGCCGAAAACCTCGTCCTCGCCGCATCCACGCTGGGCTGGCGCGCCGATCCGGTCATCGATGGCGACCGGATCGTGATCGCGCTCGAGCAGGCCCCGCCGGCCCCATCGGCGTTGGCGGCCGCAATTCCAGCCAGGCAATGCACCCGCGCCACGTTCGACGGAAGGCAGGCCGCGCCCGAGATATTGCGCCAGCTCGAGAACGCCTGTCGCGAACCTGACGTCACGGCCATACTGATGACCGAGCGCGCCGCGATCGCCGGTGTCACCGACTATGTGCTCGAGGGCAACTCGGCACAAATGCGCGACAAGGCCTTCATGCGCGAGCTCGTGAGCTGGCTTCGCTTCAACGAGACCGAGGCGCTCGCGACCATGGACGGGTTATTCTCGCCTGCGTCGGGAAATACGTCCCTGCCGTCATGGCTGGCGCGGCCGCTGCTGAAGTTCTTCTTCACGGAGAGCGGAGAAAACAAGAAATATCGCGAACAGCTTGCCAGCTCCGCGGGCGTCGTCGTGCTCGCGGCAGATCGCAGCGACAAATCACACTGGATCGCGGTCGGCCGTGCCTGCCAGCGCTTCGGCTTGCAGGCGACCGCGCTGGGACTGAAATATTCCTTCGTCAACCAGCCGGTGGAAGTGGCGACGCTGAGGCCGCAATTTGCGACCTCGCTCGGGCTCGGCGAGAGGCGTCCCGATATCGTGATGCGCTTCGGTTACGGCCCGGACCTGCCGAAGTCGCTGCGGCGTCCGCCGGAACTGGTGATGCGATCCTAA